A window of the Cannabis sativa cultivar Pink pepper isolate KNU-18-1 chromosome X, ASM2916894v1, whole genome shotgun sequence genome harbors these coding sequences:
- the LOC115702779 gene encoding FRIGIDA-like protein 3 produces MDNTHSVATLIDSTTSKIQQLQKAFAELESHRAVTLNLKWKELEEHFHGLEKSLKRRFHELEDQEKEFENRTIKARDLLVKKEADIVAKEQASLDKLQEKRDAAVFAIASARDKHRKVSSDDPAVVTTEGQNVQPSTEETPQENTISDGDLEEMKSPENEHEGVKSYPQLVTLCKEMDSEGLHKFISDNRKNLAAIREEIPFALRAAINPASLVLESLEDFYRAESTNTDGKKDSNLLGLRRTCIMLMECLSTLLTSLDLASASEVITEEVKEQAKEIAEEWKPKLDALDLDDSNGNSLEAHAFLQLLATFGIASDFDEEELSRLVPMVSRRRQTADLCRSLGLSEKMPGVIEVLVNSGRQIDAVNLAFAFELTQQFSPVALLKSYLKEARKAVSPSKPGNTSPTVQNEVNERELTALKTVVKCIEEHKLEEQYPVDPLQKKVVQLEKAKADKKRVTEAAKPQPKRPRANGVGAGPRVTNIPAEKTFYPRVAENRYPQYMYERPYVYPGPNDNHCPSLIGSATYSLSPAHGNYFANGYQYQAVQTAYLH; encoded by the exons ATGGATAATACTCATTCTGTTGCTACGCTGATAGACTCTACGACCTCGAAGATACAACAGCTTCAGAAAGCATTTGCTGAACTTGAAAGTCACAGGGCAGTGACCCTTAATTTAAAATGGAAAGAACTCGAAGAACATTTTCACGGGCTTGAAAAGTCTTTAAAGAGGCGTTTTCATGAGTTGGAAGACCAAGAAAAGGAGTTTGAGAACAGAACAATAAAAGCCCGTGATTTGCTGGTGAAGAAGGAAGCAGATATAGTGGCCAAGGAACAAGCTTCATTGGACAAGCTTCAAGAGAAGAGGGATGCTGCTGTATTTGCCATTGCTAGTGCTCGAGATAAGCACAGGAAAGTATCGTCTGATGATCCGGCTGTTGTGACTACTGAGGGTCAAAATGTACAGCCAAGCACTGAAGAGACACCACAAGAGAATACAATTTCTGATGGTGACTTAGAGGAAATGAAAAGTCCTGAAAATGAGCATGAGGGTGTGAAGTCTTATCCTCAGTTAGTGACACTATGTAAAGAGATGGACTCAGAAGGGCTTCACAAATTTATATCAGACAACAGAAAAAATCTTGCTGCCATAAGGGAAGAGATTCCATTTGCATTAAGAGCTGCAATAAATCCTGCATCTTTGGTGTTAGAGTCTTTGGAAGACTTTTACCGCGCTGAATCTACCAATACTGATGGAAAGAAGGATTCAAATCTCTTGGGTCTTCGCCGTACATGTATCATGTTGATGGAATGTCTGAGCACTTTGTTAACAAGCCTAGATTTGGCTTCTGCTTCTGAGGTTATCACAGAAGAGGTTAAGGAGCAAGCAAAAGAAATTGCTGAAGAATGGAAGCCAAAGTTGGATGCTCTTGATCTGGATGACAGCAATGGGAACTCATTAGAAGCTCATGCATTTCTGCAACTTCTGGCCACTTTTGGTATCGCCTCTGATTTCGACGAGGAAGAATTATCCAGGCTAGTGCCAATGGTTTCTCGTCGTCGCCAAACAGCTGATCTGTGTCGTTCCCTTGGACTATCCGAGAAAATGCCAG GTGTAATTGAAGTACTTGTTAACAGTGGAAGACAAATTGATGCTGTCAACTTGGCTTTTGCATTTGAACTGACACAGCAATTCTCTCCTGTGGCTTTACTGAAATCTTACTTGAAGGAGGCAAGAAAAGCTGTTTCGCCATCCAAACCAGGGAATACATCTCCTACTGTTCAG AATGAGGTGAATGAGCGAGAGTTGACTGCTCTTAAGACTGTGGTGAAGTGCATTGAAGAGCATAAGCTTGAGGAGCAGTACCCGGTGGATCCATTGCAGAAAAAGGTTGTCCAGCTGGAGAAGGCCAAGGCAGACAAGAAAAGGGTGACTGAAGCAGCAAAGCCTCAACCAAAGAGACCTCGGGCTAATGGGGTTGGTGCTGGGCCTCGTGTTACTAATATTCCTGCTGAAAAGACGTTTTATCCTAGAGTTGCTGAAAACAGGTATCCGCAGTACATGTATGAACGACCCTATGTCTACCCCGGACCAAATGACAACCATTGTCCTTCCCTGATCGGTTCTGCAACATACAGTCTCTCCCCCGCACATGGCAACTACTTTGCGAATGGCTATCAGTACCAGGCGGTCCAGACCGCTTATCTTCATTAG
- the LOC115702781 gene encoding uncharacterized protein LOC115702781, which produces MGGAETSKELLHLEHKNPSTSSLESAVLVCKSESERKKSKSDEKPTIAPVPRSRFLGKVKDFLGVISEANEKLQLHKQDNSKSYDIEALDGNESQVIEMDLMLGITDLKTPDAVAAAESAIAGCQPKIPLAESESDDSIISSSDDEEEHEENEIGKTDHGEEDDSENEDLVITISSSNKHKRSKSSKAKARKKKIEKKPKIVEL; this is translated from the exons ATGGGAGGAGCAGAAACCAGTAAGGAGCTTCTACACTTGGAGCACAAGAATCCCTCAACTTCATCTCTAG AATCAGCGGTACTTGTTTGTAAATCAGAAtctgaaagaaagaaaagcaaGTCTGATGAAAAGCCCACCATTGCTCCTGTCCCTCGGAGTCGAT ttCTTGGAAAAGTAAAAGACTTTTTGGGAGTAATTTCAGAAGCCAATGAAAAATTGCAGCTTCATAAACAG GACAATTCTAAGAGCTATGATATTGAAGCACTAGATGGAAATGAATCTCAAGTTATTGAAATG GACTTAATGTTGGGTATTACTGATCTTAAAACTCCTGATGCTGTGGCTGCTGCTGAATCTGCAATTGCTGGGTGCCAACCTAAGATTCCTTTGGCTGAATCAGAATCTGATGATAGTATTATTAGTAGTAGTGATGATGAAGAGGAACATGAGGAGAATGAGATTGGCAAAACTGATCATGGTGAAGAAGATGACAGTGAGAATGAGGATCTTGTGATAACAATTTCTTCTTCTAATAAGCATAAAAGATCTAAATCTTCCAAAGCCAaagcaagaaagaaaaagattgaaaaaaagCCAAAGATTGTTGAACTTTGA
- the LOC115702782 gene encoding probably inactive leucine-rich repeat receptor-like protein kinase At5g48380, with product MNPKNMVLSSRVVESLAFILLWLVLHSSFCHGVQSDIDCLKSIKDSLEDQFNYLNSSWNFNNNTEGFICKFTGVECWHPDESKVLNIKLAAMGLKGQFPIGIQNCTSLTGLDLSNNKFYGSIPENISRMIPFVTTLDLSSNNFSGSIPKLLSNCTYLNVLKLDHNRFTGQIPLELGQLSRIKEFSAANNLLTGQVPKFQFAITAQSYANNPGLCGEILDPCEETPKKNRTVIIVASAVGGVTFAALAVGVALAFFFRRVAVRKKEDDPEGNKWARSLKGTKAIKVSMFEKSVTKMRLSDLMKSTNNFSKDNIIGSGRTGTMFKAELEDGSSLMVKRLQQSQHSEKEFLSEMNTLGSVRNRNLVPLLGFCMAKKERLLVYKLMVNGTLHNRLHFLEEGDKPLEWQTRLKIGIGAARGLAWLHHNCNPRIIHRNISSKCILLDGEFEPKISDFGLARLMNPIDTHLSTFVNGEFGDLGYVAPEYARTLVATPKGDVYSFGVVLLELVTGERPTHVAKAPESFKGNLVEWITQLSGNSELNDAIDESLTGKGVDSELFQFLKVACSCVVETAKERPTMFEVYQLLRAIGEKYHFTAEDDILVQTENGDAGVLEELIVAREN from the exons ATGAATCCCAAGAATATGGTGCTGAGTAGCAGAGTTGTTGAAAGTTTAGcttttattcttttatggttggTTCTTCATTCTAGCTTTTGTCATGGTGTTCAGAGTGATATTGATTGTTTGAAGAGTATAAAGGATTCATTAGAAGAccagtttaattatttgaacTCCTCATGGAATTTTAACAATAATACAGAAGGTTTTATCTGTAAGTTTACTGGGGTAGAATGCTGGCACCCTGATGAGAGTAAAGTTCTAAATATCAAGCTTGCTGCTATGGGACTCAAGGGTCAATTTCCTATAGGAATTCAAAATTGCACAAGCTTAACAGGCTTAGATCTTTCAAACAACAAGTTTTATGGTTCTATTCCTGAAAATATCTCTAGAATGATTCCATTTGTGACAACTCTTGATCTCTCATCAAACAATTTCTCAGGGTCTATACCAAAACTGCTCTCTAACTGTACTTATTTGAATGTTCTCAAACTTGATCATAATCGGTTCACGGGTCAGATTCCTTTAGAGCTTGGCCAGCTCTCGCGGATTAAAGAATTCAGTGCTGCCAACAATCTTCTCACTGGGCAAGTGCCAAAATTTCAATTTGCAATTACAGCACAGAGTTATGCAAACAATCCGGGACTCTGTGGGGAAATTTTGGATCCTTGTGAAGAGACTCCAAAGAAAAATCGGACTGTAATTATTGTGGCGTCAGCTGTTGGTGGTGTGACTTTTGCAGCATTGGCTGTTGGGGTTGCTTTAGCCTTCTTCTTCCGTAGAGTGGCAGTGAGGAAGAAGGAAGACGACCCCGAAGGAAACAAATGGGCAAGGAGCTTAAAGGGAACTAAAGCAATCAAG GTTTCCATGTTTGAGAAGTCAGTTACAAAAATGAGATTGAGTGATCTCATGAAGTCTACAAACAATTTCAGCAAGGACAATATTATAGGATCCGGAAGAACTGGAACAATGTTTAAAGCTGAGCTTGAAGATGGCAGTTCTCTAATGGTCAAGAGGTTGCAGCAATCTCAACACTCTGAGAAAGAGTTTTTATCTGAGATGAACACTCTAGGGAGTGTAAGAAACCGTAACTTAGTCCCACTTTTAGGATTTTGCATGGCGAAGAAGGAGAGGCTTTTGGTTTACAAGCTAATGGTTAATGGCACCCTACATAATAGGCTGCATTTCTTGGAAGAAGGCGATAAGCCTTTGGAGTGGCAAACAAGGCTCAAAATTGGAATAGGGGCAGCTAGAGGATTGGCATGGCTGCATCATAACTGCAATCCCCGTATTATTCATCGAAACATAAGCTCGAAATGCATACTGTTGGATGGAGAGTTTGAGCCAAAAATATCAGATTTTGGTCTTGCTAGACTCATGAACCCGATTGATACTCATTTGAGTACTTTCGTGAATGGAGAATTCGGCGATCTAGGCTATGTTGCTCCCGAGTATGCAAGAACTCTTGTAGCCACACCAAAAGGAGATGTGTACAGCTTTGGAGTTGTGCTTCTGGAGCTGGTAACCGGTGAGAGACCCACCCATGTTGCGAAAGCTCCAGAAAGCTTCAAGGGAAATTTGGTGGAATGGATAACACAGCTGTCTGGGAACTCTGAACTGAACGATGCCATAGATGAATCCTTAACTGGGAAAGGCGTAGACAGCGAGCTTTTTCAGTTCCTTAAAGTTGCTTGTAGCTGTGTAGTGGAAACTGCAAAGGAGAGACCTACAATGTTTGAAGTATACCAACTTCTAAGAGCCATAGGAGAGAAATATCATTTCACAGCAGAGGATGATATATTAGTTCAAACCGAAAACGGTGATGCTGGTGTACTAGAGGAACTCATTGTTGCTAGAGAAAACTGA